From one Plectropomus leopardus isolate mb chromosome 8, YSFRI_Pleo_2.0, whole genome shotgun sequence genomic stretch:
- the dgkaa gene encoding diacylglycerol kinase, alpha a, with translation MSTPTNPEVKELNPVDFIQLQQYIEYCSLKVKDVLREFDADGSLARHRHGECINEEGFRLFLKTYLEVEDFPVDLCQRLFRSFQNSEPTQEDSAKEVFLKDVSCYFSLLEDGQPRDKLEFAFKLYDRDGNGVLDSSEVDRIIAQMMHAAEYLGWDVSELRPVLKDMMTAIDADSSGTVSLEEWVEGGMNNVPLLVLLGLKMTQKDGQHLWRMKHFNKPVYCNVCQSLLLGLRKQGLCCTCCKYTVHGRCANRNPAPCTRTYVMSKKETGVPAHDWVSGNCDSRKCEKCQKKIKSYQGLTGKHCVWCHTMRHDECADQEPTECTCGPLRDHILPPWAIYPVVKERPNNVKNGCSGSTDDSELNTTPDGQVLQISPVPNTHPLLVFVNPKSGGKQGERVLHKFQYLLNPRQVNNLSNGGPGPGLSFFRNLQDYRILVCGGDGTVGWILDAIDKANLLVRPPVAVLPLGTGNDLARCLRWGGGYDGEDLSRILKDIEGSSEVLMDRWSVQVITDENQEKGDPVPYEIINNYFSIGVDASIAHRFHTMREKHPQKFNSRMKNKLWYFEFATSETISASCKKLSESLTIECAGTPLDLSGLSLEGIAVLNIPSMHGGSNLWGETKKGDMKGQSSQEEPEVIVDPEILKVTSQDLSDRRLEVVGLEGAMEMGQIYTGLKSAVRLAKTSQITIRTKKALPMQIDGEPWMQPPCTIHITHKNQASMLMAPQAKSSGFFK, from the exons ATGTCCACCCCCACAAACCCAGAGGTGAAGGAACTGAACCCTGTCGACTTTATCCAGCTTCAGCAGTACATTGAAT ACTGCAGTTTGAAGGTGAAAGACGTGCTGAGGGAATTTGATGCAGATGGCAGCCTGGCCCGGCACAGACATGGAGAG tgcaTCAATGAAGAAGGCTTTCGTCTGTTCCTGAAGACATATTTAGAAGTGGAGGACTTCCCTGTGGATCTCTGCCAGCGACTCTTCCGCTCCTTCCAAAACTCTGAACCCACCCAGGAAGACAGTGCCA AGGAGGTCTTTCTGAAGGATGTTTCATGTTACTTCTCTCTGCTGGAGGATGGGCAGCCCAGAGACAAGCTGGAGT tTGCTTTCAAGCTCTATGACAGAGATGGCAACGGAGTCCTTGACAGCTCT gaagtggataGGATCATTGCTCAGATGATGCATGCTGCAGAATACCTCGGATGGGATGTGTCAGAGCTGAGACCG GTTCTGAAGGACATGATGACAGCAATTGATGCTGACAGCAGCGGAACGGTGTCCCTGGAGGAGTGGGTGGAGGGAGGCATGAACAACGTTCCCTTGCTGGTCTTGCTGGGTCTGAAG ATGACCCAGAAGGATGGGCAGCACCTTTGGAGGATGAAACATTTCAACAAGCCCGTTTACTGCAACGTGTGCCAGAGCTTGCTGCTGGGTCTGAGGAAACAAGGACTGTGCTGCACCT GCTGCAAATACACAGTCCACGGGCGCTGTGCTAACAGGAACCCGGCCCCCTGCACCAGGACGTACgtgatgtcaaaaaaagaaacaggg GTTCCAGCACACGACTGGGTGAGTGGGAACTGTGACTCTAGGAAGTGTGAAAAATGCCAGAAGAAGATCAAGAGCTATCAAGGCTTAACTGGGAAACACTGTGTGTGGTGCCACACGATG CGTCATGATGAATGTGCTGACCAAGAGCCAACAGAGTGTACCTGTGGGCCGCTCAGAGACCATATCCTGCCTCCGTGGGCAATATATCCTGTTGTAAAG GAGAGACCAAACAATGTAAAGAATGGCTGCTCAGGTTCAACAGATGACAGCGAGCTCAATACCACTCCTGATGGGCAAGTGCTTCAG ATCAGCCCTGTGCCAAACACCCATCCTCTTCTAGTGTTTGTCAACCCTAAAAGTGGCGGCAAACAGGGAGAGAG agtCCTGCATAAATTTCAGTATTTGCTGAATCCACGGCAGGTAAACAACCTTTCCAACGGCGGACCTGGACCAGG ACTGAGTTTCTTCAGAAACCTGCAGGATTACAGGATCTTGGTTTGCGGGGGAGACGGCACGGTTGGCTGGATTCTAGACGCAATAG ACAAAGCCAATCTGCTGGTACGGCCACCTGTCGCGGTGCTTCCTCTGGGTACAGGAAATGACCTTGCGCGATGTCTGCGATGGGGAGGAG gATATGATGGTGAGGATCTGAGTCGTATTCTTAAAGACATCGAGGGGAGCTCTGAGGTGCTGATGGACCGCTGGAGTGTGCAGGTCATCACAGACGAGAATCAGGAGAAGGGCGACCCGGTGCCCTATGAAATCATCAACAACTACTTCTCCATTGGAGTT gATGCCTCTATTGCCCACCGGTTTCACACAATGAGGGAGAAACATCCCCAGAAATTCAACAGCAG AATGAAGAACAAGCTGTGGTATTTTGAATTCGCCACTTCAGAAACCATCTCTGCTTCCTGCAAGAAACTGAGCGAAAGTCTAACAATTGAG TGCGCTGGTACTCCACTGGACCTCAGTGGCCTGTCTCTAGAAGGGATTGCTGTCCTAAACATTCCCAGCATGCATGGTGGGTCCAACCTGTGGGGTGAGACCAAAAAAGGAGACATGAAGGGACAGTCGAGTCAGGAGGAGCCCGAGGTGATCGTCGACCCAGAAATCCTAAAAGTGACCTCCCAAG ATCTCAGTGACCGCCGATTAGAGGTGGTCGGCCTCGAGGGAGCCATGGAGATGGGACAGATATACACGGGTCTGAAGAGCGCTGTGAGGCTGGCGAAAACCTCACAGATCACCATCAG GACGAAGAAAGCATTACCGATGCAGATAGACGGAGAGCCGTGGATGCAGCCTCCCTGCACG aTTCACATCACACACAAGAATCAAGCCAGTATGTTGATGGCGCCTCAGGCCAAATCATCTggttttttcaaataa